The genomic stretch CAGGTCTGGCGCGAGGCGTACCGGGTGCTGCGCCCGGGCGGCGTGCTGCTGTCCGGGTTCTGCAACCCCATCGGCTTCCTGATGGACCCCGAGCTGGAGCAGCAGGGGACGCTGCAGCTCAAGTACCGGATGCCCTACTCGGACTTCACCAGCCTCACCGACGAGGAGCGGCGGCGGTACACGGACAAGGGCGAGCCCCTGTGCATCGCGCACTCGCTGGAGGACCAGATCGGCGGGCAACTGGCCGCGGGCTTCCTCCTCGCGGGCTTCTACGAGGATCTGCACGTCGAGGGAGACAGGCTGTCGGATTACCTGTCCCCGCTCTGTGCGACGCGCGCGGTGAAGCCCGCGTCCCGGTAGGTCAGACGGGGGCGATCTCCCGGCGGCGGTAGGGGCGCTCCACCTTCTTGTTCGCCGTGCGCTTGAGCGCCCGGGCCAGCAGGCGCCGGGTGTCCCGGGGGTCCACCACGTCGTCCACCATGGCCATGGCCGCCGTGCGCTCGATGCGGATGTGCTGACGGAGGTTGTCCGCGAGGCCCTTCTTCATCGCCTCGGCGGCCTCGGGGCTCTCCGCGCTCTGCAGCGCCTTGCGCGCCGCGATGGACACCAGGCCCTCGGGGCCCATGACGCCGATCTCCGCGCCCGGCCAGGCGATGAGCAGGTCTGGCTCGAACGCCCGGCCGTTCATCACGTAGTAGCCCGCGCCGTAGCCCTTGCGCACCACCACGGTGAGCTTGGGCACCGTGGCGCTGGCCACCGCGTACATCATCTTGGCCCCGTGGCGGATGATGCCTGCCTGCTCCACCTTGGTGCCCACCATGAAGCCCGGCACGTCCTGGAGGAACACCAGCGGGATGTTGAAGGCGTCGCACAGGTTCACGAAGCGCGCCGCCTTGTCCGAGGCGTTCACGTCCAGGATGCCGCCCAGGTACATCGAGTTGTTGGCGACGATGCCCACGGGGTAGCCATCGATGCGCGCCAGGCCCGTGATGAGGTTGCGCGCCCAGCGCGGCTTGAGCGGGAAGAACTTCCGGTCATCCACCAGCGACAGGATGACCTTGTGCATGTCGAAGGCCTGCCGCGGGCTGTCCGGCACCACCTTGAGCAGCTCCTCGTCCCGCCGGTCGAACGGGTCCGCCGAGGGCTTGCGTGGGGGCCGCTCCTCGCAGTGCGCGGGGAAGAAGGACAGGTACTCGCGCACGGCGGCGATGCAGGCCGTGTCATCCGGGTACTCCGCGTCCGCGACGCCGGAGATCTCCGTGTGGACCTTGGAGCCACCGAGTTCCTCTTCCGTCACCTTCTCGCCCACCACGGACTCGACCAGGTAAGGGCCGCCGATGGCGATGGAGCTGGTGCCCTTCACCATGGGCAGGAAGTCGGCCAGGGCGGGGATGTAGGCCGTGCCCGCGGCGCCGGGCCCCATCATGGCCGCCACCTGCGGAATCACCCCGCTCATCACCACCTGCTCGCGGAAGAGGTAGCCCGTGTCCGCGAAGCCCGCGAGGCGCCGGGGGTCGATGCCCGCGGACGCATCCAGCCGGGCCCCCGCCGAGTCCACCAGCCACACCATGGGGATGCGGTTCTTGAGGGCGATGTCCCTCAGCCGCGACACTTTCCGCTCGCCAATGTCTCCGATGGAGCCGCCAAACACGGTGAAGTCGTAGATGGCCGCGGCCACGGGCCGGCCGTCGATCTCTCCCGTGCCCGTAATCACCCCGTCCGCCGAAGAGGGCTTGTCTGCCTCTTCTTCCTCTGGGAGGTTGCCGTGGTGCGCGGCCAAGAGCCCCAGTTCCTCGAAGGTGCCCGGATCGAACAGCAGCTTCAGGCGCGAGCGGGCATCCAGCTTGTTCTTGGCGCGCTGGCGCTCGACACGCTCCGGGCCCCCCATGCCTTCGTTGCGGCGGCGGTGCTCGGCGAGCTTGTCCAATCGGTCTTTCATCTTCATGGCAGTGCGCTCCCGGGTATTGATTCGCGAGTCAATCTTATTTGAGATGGGAAGGAAATCGTCATGGCCGAAGGCAAAGGCGTGAACAACCCTCATCGGCGGGCCCTGCGCGACTTCGCGCTCGGCTATCCCGGAGCCCACGAGGATTTTCCCTGGGGGGAGCTCGTCCTCAAGGTCCAGGGCAAGGTCTTCCTCTTCCTGGGCACCGATGGCGATGAGGTCGGCCTGTCCATCAAGCTGCCGCAGTCCAACGCGGCGGCGCTGATGATGCCCTTCGCCACGCCCACCGGGTACGGGCTCGGCAAGAGCGGCTGGGTGTCGGTCCGGTTCGGCCCGAAGGAGAAGCCGCCCCTGGAGCTGCTGCGCCAGTGGATCGACGAGAGCTACCGCGCCGTCGCCCCGAAGAAGCTCGTGGCCGGGCTGGAAGGGAAGGGGCCTGAGAAGCCCGCCGCCGTGAAGAAGGCCTCGGCCGCGAAGAAGCCCGCTGCGGCGAAGAAGCCCGGGGCGCGCAAGACGGCGAAGAAGGCGGTGAAGAAGACGGCGAAGCGGGCGCGCTGACTCAGCCCAGACGGTGGACCCAGTGGAAGTAGGTGCTGCGCGGGTCCAGGAGCGGATCCCGGAAGAGGGCGCGGATCTCCGCCTTCTCCACCTGCCCCGAGTCGAAGGCCCGGTAGAGCGCCTCTCCCAGGAGGTAGCCCAGCGCGTGGCTGACGCCGTGGAAGAGCCGGTCCTTGCGCAGGGGGAGCAGCTTCACCGCCTCGTCGGGCCCTTCGGTCTCCGCGGCCTTGTGGGCCAGCACGAACGCGGCGATCTGCCGGTCCACGCCCCGGCTCTCGCCGAA from Stigmatella aurantiaca encodes the following:
- a CDS encoding MmcQ/YjbR family DNA-binding protein; the protein is MAEGKGVNNPHRRALRDFALGYPGAHEDFPWGELVLKVQGKVFLFLGTDGDEVGLSIKLPQSNAAALMMPFATPTGYGLGKSGWVSVRFGPKEKPPLELLRQWIDESYRAVAPKKLVAGLEGKGPEKPAAVKKASAAKKPAAAKKPGARKTAKKAVKKTAKRAR
- a CDS encoding acyl-CoA carboxylase subunit beta, encoding MKMKDRLDKLAEHRRRNEGMGGPERVERQRAKNKLDARSRLKLLFDPGTFEELGLLAAHHGNLPEEEEADKPSSADGVITGTGEIDGRPVAAAIYDFTVFGGSIGDIGERKVSRLRDIALKNRIPMVWLVDSAGARLDASAGIDPRRLAGFADTGYLFREQVVMSGVIPQVAAMMGPGAAGTAYIPALADFLPMVKGTSSIAIGGPYLVESVVGEKVTEEELGGSKVHTEISGVADAEYPDDTACIAAVREYLSFFPAHCEERPPRKPSADPFDRRDEELLKVVPDSPRQAFDMHKVILSLVDDRKFFPLKPRWARNLITGLARIDGYPVGIVANNSMYLGGILDVNASDKAARFVNLCDAFNIPLVFLQDVPGFMVGTKVEQAGIIRHGAKMMYAVASATVPKLTVVVRKGYGAGYYVMNGRAFEPDLLIAWPGAEIGVMGPEGLVSIAARKALQSAESPEAAEAMKKGLADNLRQHIRIERTAAMAMVDDVVDPRDTRRLLARALKRTANKKVERPYRRREIAPV